The sequence TCAGGATTTTCCGCTTCCTCGGAGTAATTGGCCAGCGCTTCGGAAGCGAGCGTGCAGCGGGCATTGGGATGGGATATGGGTACCTCTTTTCCATTTTCATCAACCATTCCCTGTTCCCACTCTCCCTGAAAGTTAAAGCCTTTAACCGGATGTTTTTCACCGTTTCCCACCCAATGGGGCACACCCTTTTCATCAATGAGAACATTTGTCCAGATCACTTCTGTTCCGGGTTTTCTTAGGCAATCCATCAGTACAGGATCGCCTTCCCGGTTCACATCTTCCACAATTCCGAATATGCCGCACTCCGGATTTATCGAACGGATGGTACCATCTTCATGCCGCCACATCTGGGCAAGGTCATCACCCACAAAGTAGTTACCTGCCATTGCGGTAGTCGTTTTTCCACATCCGCTTGGTGCGGCTCCGGCACACCAAGTGGTGCGACCCCCCGGACCTTCGATTCCGGTGATAAACATATGTTCCGACAGTTCATTCGCTCTGTTGGAATAGACTGCTTTGTCAACGGCAAACCGGTGATTTCCTTTTTTAAGCAGCAGGGTATTGCCAGCATATGTGCATTTAAAACTGTAGGTGGTTTGATAGCTTCTGTCCATAAAGACCCGCGCATCCGGCAGGTCTTCAGTTCGATTTAAGCCCTCGCTGTGTATATTGGTAAAGAAATGACCCAGGCGATCCACCTCTTTATCAAAAGAGGAAAACGAATTTCTGTAAAGTATTTCAGCGCTGTGAGACACGTAACCGGAACTGGTGATCTCTAAAGCAGGGTTGGATGACGGAGCCCCGACAGGCCCGCGCGAATAAAATCCGACAATCATGGTTTTATTTTTCATAATGCCGGTCATGTTGTCCCGAACCACGTGAAGGGCCTGGGTCCTTTCCATTTTTTGTGCCAGGGAACTGATATCTTCCCCTTCATTGGCAATATAATAGGTCCGGTCGATAATCCGTCCCTGCTCGTCTTTCAGGTCGTAATGGATGGTGTGTCCATCCATGGGGAGTTTTTTCTCTTCTCCGTTTTTGATACACAGATCCCTGACTGTCTGCCGGTCTACCTTTGAACCTGTATTGATAAAAACGGTCTCGGGTCTGCACATGGTAAGGGCGTTGGCAACTTTGAGCAATACCTCCGTATGCTTCATCTGTTTAATCTTTGACAAATTTTCTTCATCCAGCTCTTTTTCAAAAACCTGTATGGCCTCTTCACGGGTGGAAATTCCCCCGATTTCACTGACGATGTCGATTCCTTTTTTCAATTCCAGCATATCGATTCTCCCTTTTGTATTGTTTTTCGGCATCCATGTATCTGGTTTTAATGATCACTCAAAATGATGTCATCCAAATTTCGTTTCGGTACATGATGGATACCGTCATTATCACGCCAGTACTTGATGCTGCGGTCATCACCTACTGTTTCAATCATGATTTCTTCTTTTGGTTTTCCGATTGCCAGGACGAGAAGCAGTTTGAAACGTTCTTTAATTTTCAGTATATCCCGAAGTTTTTTTCTCTTTACCGCACCAATCATACAGCCTGCCAGCCCTTTTTCCCTGGCTCCCAGAAGAATACTCTGGCTGGCAATCCCATGATCGCACCCAAAATTTTTAGCGATTTCTGTATCACCCAGAATGATGATATAGGCGGACGGCCTTTCCCCTGTTTGAGGACCGGCCCAGCCTTTAAGGTATGCGGCCCATGCCAGACAGGAAAATATCCGTTCATTTTTTTCAGCATTGCAGGAAAGAATATATTTCAAAGGTTGCAAATTTGCAGCAGAAGCGGACAGCCTGGCAAGATTTACCAGCTCTTTCAACGTTCCCGTATCTATTTCATAATCCTCATGGAACCTTCGGCAGCTTCTATTTTTTCTGATCAAATCTTCAATCATGTCGTTTTCCTTAAGATTCTTTCAAAACCAGCTTAGCATTTCATCATCTTAAGCCGGCATCTGCTGCCCAATCCAGATAAGAACTTTATCAAACTCCTCCTTAAGCTCACCCAGGGCCTTTCCCCTGTGGCTGACACGGCTTTTTTCCGCGCGGGTTAACTGCGCGAAAGTCTTTTTAAGCGGCGGGAAAAAGAAAACAGGGTCATATCCAAATCCGTTGTTACCATAAGGCTTTTCAGCAATCAGCCCTTCACAGCGTGCCTCATATGTCAGGGCAGGGCCACTTGGAACAGCAATCGATAGGACACATTCAAAAGCGGCCTTTCGGTTGGTTTTTCCTTTCATTTGTTTTAGCAGCTTTTCACATCGCTGCTGGTCAGTGGCTTTCTCACCGGCATATCTTGCACTGTAAACCCCCGGTGCACCGTCAAGGGCTTCGACCAGCAGCCCGGAATCGTCTGCCAATGCCGGCAGCCCAAGTATTCTTGCGGTAACGCTTGCCTTTTTATACGCATTTTCATCAAAGGTATCGCCGTCTTCTTCTATTTCCGGAATCGGGCCAAAATCGTCGAGGTTTTTTATGTTCACCGGGTAATCCAGTAACATGTCCCTAATTTCGGCTGTTTTACCCTTGTTTCTGGTAGCAATAACAATGGAAATCAAATCCCTCACCATACGCCCTCATTAAACAATATATTCCATTACCGGAAAAGAAATAATATTAATAAAACATGGCTGAAAATTTGTAAAGACTTTTCAACCGCTTATTATCTTTTAAAAAATGCTTTACAGTGTCACCGCCGCTGTTATACTAATGATGATCTACCTGTAAACAGTTCCTTTCCGCGCAAAGAAATTATTCTTTTATTGTGTGGAAGTTGGGCTTGTTGAAGCTCATGCGAATAAGGTTTTTTAAATAAAATGAGCATTAAAAAAAGACTCTACCTGATCCTTTTTTCCATTTCTCTTGTAATCCTGGCGGGAAGCACCGGATATTATATCTTGTTCGGTGGAAAGCCGAGATTTATGGATTGTGTCTATATGACGGTAATTTCCCTGACTACCGTAGGATTCGGTGAAGTGATAGAGATTACGGGAAACATTCCTGCCGAGATATTCACCATGCTTCTTATTACCTTCGGCATGGGTATTATTTTGTATGGCATAAGTACCGTAACGGCTCTGATCATTGAAGGAGAACTTTCAGGAATATTGAGGAAAAAGAAGATGTTTAAACGAATAAGCAAAATGAAAAATCACTATATTGTATGCGGTGGAGGAGAGACCGGACGCCCGGTCATCGAAGAGCTTGAAAAAAACAAGGAATCTTTTGTGCTGATCGAGCAGGATCAGGAAAATATCCAGCGATGCAAATCGATGCAAGACCTGATCTATATTGAAGGAGACGCCACCGAAGATGAAAATCTGGTGGCAGCAGGCATAGAAAAGGCAGCCGGAATCATCATCACCCTTCCTTCCGATAAAGACACCCTTTATGTCACCATGAGCGCAAGAATGCTCAACAAGAACATACGTATCATCAGCAGAATGATAGATCCAAAGCTGGAGCCGAAACTTAAAATGGCCGGAGCAAACAGGGTGGTGTCTCCCAACACCATCGGGGCGCTTAGAATGGCCTCAGAAATGATTCGTCCCACCGTCGTTGATTTCCTCGACCGGATGCTCCGCAGCAAACAGGGTAACTTAAGGATTCATCAAATCGAGATCCGGGAAAATTCCGCTATTGCAGGCAAAAATCTTCATGAATCCGGGTTGAAGGCCAAGTTTAACCTTCTTATCCTTGCCGTAAGACATGATAACGGGGAAATAGAGTTCAATCCACAACCCTCACAAGTGCTGAATGCAGGAATGACGTTAATCATCATGGGAGAAGTGGACAACATTGCCCGGGCCAAAAAGGCATTTTGATTTATAAGAAACAGATTTCTTTTAATTTCCATATTTAGATCATAATATCCCTATAAATAGAAAATAAATAATTGACCGGGGCTAAACAATCCAAGAGAAATATTTGCCTTGGTTGTATTTAATATACAGCTGTGGTGCATTTGCGAGTAGCCTTTTTTGGTTCCGGTCTATCCGGTTTAGGAGTGATGGGCATGGAAGGAACATGGGTGCAACGGTTTTTATCGGTTGCATTTCCCTGGGTATTTACATTTGTAGCGGTTGTTTTGCTTCTTCGGAACAACCGCAAAAACAAGAATCCCCTGGAATGGAGCCTGGTCGATCGATGCCTCCTTCTTATCGCACTGTTTTGCTTTGTGGGAGGAGCAAGCAATCTTGTAATGGGCATTGCTGAGTCCATATATTTTGAGCGCTTGTTTTGGATTAATTGGGACTTTGCTCAACCCTATTATCATATAAATCGAAGTATCGGTCTCCCCTGGATACTTTTCTTGCTTTTTGGTCTATGGTTACGTCGGCGTTCCCCGGAAAATCGAGCTTTTGCCCACACAGTTATTCAATACAACGCAGTCCATGTATCATTTATCTGTTATATATTTGGGCCGGTTACCCACCCCGGCCCTTTCCTTTTGGGGATGGCTC comes from Thermodesulfobacteriota bacterium and encodes:
- a CDS encoding potassium channel protein, coding for MSIKKRLYLILFSISLVILAGSTGYYILFGGKPRFMDCVYMTVISLTTVGFGEVIEITGNIPAEIFTMLLITFGMGIILYGISTVTALIIEGELSGILRKKKMFKRISKMKNHYIVCGGGETGRPVIEELEKNKESFVLIEQDQENIQRCKSMQDLIYIEGDATEDENLVAAGIEKAAGIIITLPSDKDTLYVTMSARMLNKNIRIISRMIDPKLEPKLKMAGANRVVSPNTIGALRMASEMIRPTVVDFLDRMLRSKQGNLRIHQIEIRENSAIAGKNLHESGLKAKFNLLILAVRHDNGEIEFNPQPSQVLNAGMTLIIMGEVDNIARAKKAF
- a CDS encoding nitroreductase family protein — protein: MIEDLIRKNRSCRRFHEDYEIDTGTLKELVNLARLSASAANLQPLKYILSCNAEKNERIFSCLAWAAYLKGWAGPQTGERPSAYIIILGDTEIAKNFGCDHGIASQSILLGAREKGLAGCMIGAVKRKKLRDILKIKERFKLLLVLAIGKPKEEIMIETVGDDRSIKYWRDNDGIHHVPKRNLDDIILSDH
- a CDS encoding phosphoenolpyruvate carboxykinase (GTP); this encodes MLELKKGIDIVSEIGGISTREEAIQVFEKELDEENLSKIKQMKHTEVLLKVANALTMCRPETVFINTGSKVDRQTVRDLCIKNGEEKKLPMDGHTIHYDLKDEQGRIIDRTYYIANEGEDISSLAQKMERTQALHVVRDNMTGIMKNKTMIVGFYSRGPVGAPSSNPALEITSSGYVSHSAEILYRNSFSSFDKEVDRLGHFFTNIHSEGLNRTEDLPDARVFMDRSYQTTYSFKCTYAGNTLLLKKGNHRFAVDKAVYSNRANELSEHMFITGIEGPGGRTTWCAGAAPSGCGKTTTAMAGNYFVGDDLAQMWRHEDGTIRSINPECGIFGIVEDVNREGDPVLMDCLRKPGTEVIWTNVLIDEKGVPHWVGNGEKHPVKGFNFQGEWEQGMVDENGKEVPISHPNARCTLASEALANYSEEAENPEGVETSVITYSGRDSDTMPPVWVAKNSDHGVVIGACIVSAATATEVGAKGVRRAPWANAPFIPGALGHYMDAQFKFFGHAEIAEGKRPVMAGLNYFLTDEARGGSSKKLLGEKRDVKVWLSWLERRFHNEVGAIETPVGYLPKYEDLKKLFKTIIDKEYPEELYTKQFSLYIDHIIARIDLQLEAYAKGVDIPAKLFEVLNEQREGLAILKEKCGSIVTPAELEAL
- a CDS encoding XTP/dITP diphosphatase; translated protein: MRDLISIVIATRNKGKTAEIRDMLLDYPVNIKNLDDFGPIPEIEEDGDTFDENAYKKASVTARILGLPALADDSGLLVEALDGAPGVYSARYAGEKATDQQRCEKLLKQMKGKTNRKAAFECVLSIAVPSGPALTYEARCEGLIAEKPYGNNGFGYDPVFFFPPLKKTFAQLTRAEKSRVSHRGKALGELKEEFDKVLIWIGQQMPA